One genomic region from Candidatus Omnitrophota bacterium encodes:
- a CDS encoding diguanylate cyclase produces MNIFKRLTIVHKGLRYKLLLAFSLMSIIPLLASMYIISTYVFPNLDGISTISVVLVSSIIIAILGLALAKGLVDPVIDMAIEAKIMANGEYDRKLSVSSEDEIGNLAYSINTMTQKIRSNLDELKNYGQRMREINVDINKKVLALSSLLQVGDMISAGSIQLDPLLEMITEKSSLVFDTGFGALYMPKAGNGDFSVKTSYNLDKESLDNLVIRKTGRSVLERAVQERAIFVLDKGMKPSKEVEELKAGYGLKNIIAVPLFSGRNNLGLFIVGSRADDFKFKNDDIEMIKVFAKQITIAIESDILNRKTEELSIKDDLTDLYNKNFIVTRLEEEIKRSIFYQRPCAFIVFNIDNFKNFRETHGELAAEEALNKMAKLIKDNIPPVGKAARVGVDEFAVLMPEKNKKEATDIAEDLRKRIEAANLVRVGKAALTVSCGVSENPIDGATGDELYKKAMNLLKEAKTAGKNRVFA; encoded by the coding sequence ATGAATATCTTCAAGCGTTTAACCATAGTCCACAAGGGTTTGAGATACAAACTTCTTCTCGCCTTCAGCCTGATGTCTATCATACCTCTCCTCGCTTCGATGTATATTATCTCGACTTATGTTTTTCCGAATCTCGACGGAATATCTACCATAAGTGTCGTGCTGGTCTCTTCGATAATAATAGCTATTCTGGGCCTTGCCCTGGCTAAGGGGCTGGTGGATCCCGTAATTGATATGGCTATCGAGGCCAAGATAATGGCCAACGGCGAATATGACAGGAAACTGTCTGTGTCGAGCGAAGACGAAATAGGCAACCTGGCATATTCGATAAACACCATGACCCAGAAGATAAGATCGAACCTGGATGAACTGAAGAATTACGGACAGAGGATGCGGGAGATAAATGTAGACATAAACAAAAAGGTCCTGGCATTGTCGAGCCTCCTGCAGGTCGGGGACATGATCTCGGCAGGCTCCATACAGCTCGACCCGCTGCTGGAGATGATAACGGAAAAGTCCTCGCTGGTATTCGATACAGGTTTCGGCGCGCTGTACATGCCCAAGGCGGGGAATGGGGATTTTTCGGTAAAGACCTCTTACAACCTCGATAAGGAGAGCCTCGATAACCTGGTGATCAGGAAGACCGGCCGCAGTGTCCTGGAAAGGGCCGTGCAGGAACGCGCTATTTTTGTCCTGGATAAAGGGATGAAGCCGTCGAAAGAGGTGGAAGAGTTGAAGGCCGGATACGGATTAAAGAATATCATAGCCGTCCCTTTGTTTTCCGGACGAAATAACCTGGGGCTTTTTATCGTCGGCAGCAGGGCCGATGATTTCAAATTCAAGAACGACGATATAGAGATGATCAAGGTATTCGCAAAACAGATAACGATAGCTATCGAGAGCGACATATTGAACAGGAAGACCGAAGAGCTTTCGATAAAAGACGATTTGACAGACCTTTATAATAAGAATTTTATCGTCACACGGCTCGAGGAAGAGATAAAGCGCTCGATATTCTATCAGAGGCCTTGCGCGTTCATCGTATTTAATATCGACAATTTCAAGAACTTCAGGGAGACGCACGGTGAGCTGGCCGCAGAAGAGGCTCTGAATAAGATGGCCAAGCTGATAAAGGACAATATCCCGCCGGTAGGCAAGGCGGCGAGGGTCGGCGTGGATGAATTCGCTGTCCTCATGCCGGAGAAGAACAAGAAAGAGGCGACCGATATCGCCGAAGACCTTAGGAAAAGGATAGAAGCCGCGAATCTCGTAAGAGTAGGTAAGGCCGCGCTTACCGTTTCATGCGGTGTCAGCGAAAACCCGATCGACGGGGCGACCGGAGACGAATTATATAAAAAGGCCATGAATTTACTCAAAGAGGCGAAGACGGCCGGGAAGAACAGGGTCTTCGCTTAA
- the aroA gene encoding 3-phosphoshikimate 1-carboxyvinyltransferase — MKIEPVQKLSGSIEMPGDKSISHRAVMLGSIAVGTTEIKGLLDCDDCNYTIRAFKDMGIAISKEGGRTTIEGKGLKGLKKPRGPIDVGESGTTMRLLAGILAGQDFDTVLKGDPSLSKRPMGRVVEPLSMMGVNIKTGPGGYAPLTIRGGVVMPVDYLLPVPSAQIKSAILLAALYADGVTTVSEKFASRDHTERMLKYFGAVVKTEGTNVSLEGGHALSGKFLEIPGDISSASFFIAGAMLLKGSRVKILNVNVNPARAGILDILEKMDAKVVISDKKGSFEPVGDIEAEYSRTRGIIIEEETIPGIIDELPVIFVLASLSSGRTVVKGAGELRVKETDRIKSMTENLRAMGARITVEGTDVVIDGVEELKGAGLRSFGDHRTCMAMAIAALAAKGSSVIDDTACVSKSFPDFFGMLEKIKK, encoded by the coding sequence ATGAAGATAGAACCCGTACAAAAACTATCGGGCAGCATAGAGATGCCCGGAGATAAATCCATATCGCACAGGGCGGTTATGCTCGGTTCGATAGCCGTCGGCACGACAGAGATAAAAGGCCTTTTGGATTGCGACGATTGCAACTACACTATCAGGGCGTTCAAAGATATGGGGATAGCCATATCGAAAGAAGGCGGCCGAACGACGATAGAAGGAAAAGGCCTGAAAGGGCTGAAGAAGCCCAGAGGGCCTATAGATGTCGGTGAGTCCGGGACGACCATGAGACTTCTTGCCGGGATACTGGCAGGGCAGGATTTCGATACCGTTCTTAAAGGCGATCCGTCGTTATCGAAGAGGCCTATGGGCAGGGTCGTCGAGCCTCTATCGATGATGGGGGTGAACATAAAGACCGGCCCCGGAGGGTATGCGCCGCTGACGATAAGGGGCGGCGTCGTAATGCCTGTCGACTATCTTCTTCCTGTGCCGAGCGCGCAGATTAAATCCGCCATTCTTTTAGCCGCGCTTTACGCCGACGGTGTAACTACGGTGAGCGAGAAGTTCGCATCCCGGGACCATACCGAAAGAATGTTGAAATATTTCGGCGCGGTTGTTAAAACCGAAGGAACCAATGTTTCGCTGGAAGGCGGACATGCCCTCAGCGGAAAGTTTCTGGAGATCCCCGGCGATATCTCGAGCGCCAGCTTTTTTATAGCCGGCGCGATGCTGTTAAAAGGTTCAAGAGTCAAGATACTTAATGTAAACGTAAACCCTGCCAGGGCGGGGATACTCGATATATTGGAAAAGATGGACGCAAAGGTCGTGATATCTGATAAGAAAGGATCTTTCGAGCCCGTGGGAGACATTGAGGCAGAGTATAGCCGGACCAGAGGCATAATAATAGAAGAAGAAACAATACCCGGCATCATAGATGAACTCCCTGTAATATTCGTGCTTGCGTCTCTCTCAAGCGGTAGGACAGTTGTAAAAGGCGCCGGCGAATTGAGGGTCAAAGAGACCGACAGGATAAAGTCTATGACGGAGAACCTCAGGGCTATGGGCGCGAGGATAACGGTCGAAGGGACCGACGTCGTCATTGACGGCGTTGAAGAGCTTAAAGGCGCGGGACTACGCAGTTTCGGGGACCACAGGACCTGCATGGCAATGGCAATAGCCGCGCTGGCCGCCAAGGGCTCAAGCGTTATCGATGATACCGCATGCGTCAGTAAATCCTTTCCGGATTTCTTCGGGATGCTGGAGAAGATAAAAAAATAG
- the mreD gene encoding rod shape-determining protein MreD: MYKINRIYVYVILLIALFIHLTVLDYVKIFGAKPDIMLACVIFFGLFAGAGMGLESGIAAGLMKDLYSLDFFGINTFVFALTGLLAGMLSTNFFRESKRTQGLLVLFFTIFSMTMHYVLVSVFSKWLDLRFSEYLFTSIIPAGIYTSLVAVPIFSRFIAMYDPREIEELL; this comes from the coding sequence GTGTATAAAATAAACAGGATATACGTCTATGTTATATTGCTGATAGCGTTGTTCATCCACCTCACCGTCCTGGACTATGTGAAGATATTCGGCGCAAAGCCGGACATAATGCTGGCATGCGTCATTTTCTTCGGCCTCTTCGCAGGAGCGGGCATGGGCCTCGAGAGCGGTATAGCCGCTGGTTTAATGAAAGACCTTTACAGCCTGGACTTCTTCGGGATAAATACTTTCGTATTCGCGCTCACCGGCCTTTTGGCCGGCATGCTTAGTACTAATTTTTTCAGGGAATCGAAGAGGACTCAGGGCTTGCTTGTATTATTTTTTACCATATTTTCCATGACAATGCATTATGTCCTCGTCTCAGTATTTTCAAAATGGCTCGACCTTCGTTTTTCGGAGTACCTCTTCACTTCTATAATACCCGCCGGTATCTACACAAGCCTTGTGGCAGTTCCCATATTTTCGAGATTCATCGCCATGTATGACCCGAGGGAGATCGAAGAGCTGTTATGA
- a CDS encoding TIGR03960 family B12-binding radical SAM protein, whose amino-acid sequence MNLEELLLTVQKPGRYCGGEWNSVRKEWTDDKVKVLLAFPDLYEVGMSYLGTKILYGILNDRDDCLCERVFSPWGDFEDVLRKNNLDLFSLETRRPIKDFDIIGFSVTYELGYTNVLNMLDLGRIPLRAPERTDEDPLIIAGGPSCYNPEPIAEFIDAFVIGDGEEVISEIVDAYKAGESRKELLTRLSKIKGIYVPSFYNTEYNEDGTPKKFSIIEKDAPAKIIKRFVGNLDDAYYPVKQIVPNIQIIHDRLIIEIMRGCKHGCKFCQATVTYRPCRERSVGKILELARESYARTGYDEISLLSLSSVDHSRLPEIMARLNEEFGPRSVSISVPSLRIEDALKNLPLLISNVKKAGLTFAPEAGTPELRKSLNKGIDIEKLFHAALESYKAGWRHVKLYFMIGLPGETEKDLLSISEMIYKISDLKREVDGKSAHITASINAFVPKPHTPFQREPMDSAAILNKKIDLLRKSMRSKMVEMDFHSVKMSYLEAVFSRGDRALAAVVYEAWKSGARFDGWKDRFNFDLWMAAFEKAGVDHSFYAGRARLSDEILPWDFIIITS is encoded by the coding sequence ATGAATCTTGAAGAATTATTGCTGACGGTGCAGAAGCCCGGGAGGTATTGCGGAGGGGAGTGGAACTCTGTCCGGAAGGAGTGGACGGACGATAAGGTTAAGGTGCTCCTCGCGTTTCCCGACCTCTATGAAGTGGGGATGAGTTATCTCGGGACAAAGATATTATACGGGATACTGAATGACCGGGATGACTGCCTTTGCGAAAGAGTTTTTTCTCCATGGGGCGATTTCGAAGATGTTTTAAGAAAAAATAATCTCGACCTCTTTAGTCTTGAGACGAGAAGGCCCATTAAAGATTTTGACATAATAGGGTTCAGCGTTACCTATGAACTCGGATATACCAATGTGCTGAACATGCTGGACCTTGGGCGGATCCCGCTGAGGGCGCCGGAACGGACGGATGAGGATCCGCTGATCATAGCGGGCGGCCCTTCCTGTTACAACCCCGAGCCGATAGCGGAATTTATCGACGCATTCGTTATCGGCGACGGGGAAGAGGTCATCTCGGAGATCGTGGATGCGTACAAGGCCGGAGAGTCGAGAAAAGAATTATTGACGCGCCTTTCCAAAATAAAAGGTATTTATGTTCCGTCATTTTATAATACAGAATATAATGAAGACGGAACGCCGAAGAAATTTTCCATTATCGAGAAAGACGCTCCGGCAAAGATAATAAAACGATTTGTCGGAAATCTAGATGACGCGTATTATCCGGTCAAGCAGATAGTCCCGAATATCCAGATAATCCACGACAGGCTGATAATTGAAATAATGCGCGGATGCAAACACGGGTGTAAATTCTGCCAGGCTACGGTTACGTACAGGCCCTGCCGCGAAAGGTCGGTAGGGAAGATCCTGGAGCTTGCCCGGGAATCTTACGCCCGGACGGGCTACGACGAGATATCTCTTCTCTCTCTTTCCAGCGTCGACCATTCCCGCCTGCCGGAGATCATGGCGCGCCTTAACGAAGAGTTCGGCCCTCGGTCCGTGTCCATATCCGTGCCGTCGCTCAGGATAGAGGATGCGCTTAAAAACCTGCCGCTCCTGATATCGAATGTTAAGAAGGCGGGCCTTACGTTCGCGCCGGAGGCCGGAACTCCCGAATTGAGGAAGTCGCTTAATAAAGGTATCGACATAGAAAAACTGTTTCACGCCGCGCTGGAATCTTATAAGGCCGGGTGGCGGCACGTAAAACTATATTTTATGATAGGACTGCCGGGCGAAACCGAGAAAGACCTGCTCTCGATATCTGAGATGATATACAAGATCTCCGACCTTAAGAGGGAGGTTGACGGAAAGTCCGCCCACATCACCGCCAGCATAAATGCCTTCGTCCCGAAGCCGCACACGCCTTTTCAGAGAGAGCCCATGGACAGCGCCGCTATCCTGAATAAAAAGATCGACTTATTGCGGAAGTCGATGAGGTCAAAGATGGTCGAAATGGATTTTCATTCCGTCAAGATGAGTTATCTTGAAGCTGTCTTTTCGAGAGGGGACAGGGCTCTTGCCGCTGTTGTGTATGAGGCCTGGAAGTCCGGCGCGCGTTTTGACGGATGGAAAGACAGGTTCAATTTCGATCTCTGGATGGCGGCGTTCGAGAAGGCAGGCGTCGACCACTCGTTCTATGCCGGCAGGGCCCGGCTTTCCGATGAAATATTGCCCTGGGATTTTATCATCATAACATCTTGA
- a CDS encoding rod shape-determining protein yields MNIKNIISTASKLYNEVLGLFANDMGIDLGTATTLVYLKNQGIVLCEPSVVAVQAGTTNVLAVGEEAKRMLGRTPGNIVAIRPMRHGVITDFEISEAMLRYFIKKVNKAKPLVRPRIVIAIPSGITEVEKRAVKDSALHAGAREVFMIEEPMAAAIGVGLPIQDPSGNMIIDIGGGTTEMAVISLAGVVFSKSVRVGGDELDEAIINYMKKNYNLMIGERTAEDIKIKIGSVYPLEEELKLEVKGRDLVAGLPKTVTITSEEIREAMAEPIAQILEAVRITLERTPPELSSDLIEKGIVLAGGGSLLRGIDKLISEETGLPVHLSEDPMTAVALGTGKVLSEIKYLKKVTVTPRLER; encoded by the coding sequence ATGAATATAAAGAATATTATAAGCACAGCGTCGAAATTATATAATGAGGTTCTTGGCCTGTTTGCTAACGACATGGGCATCGATCTTGGCACAGCTACGACCCTGGTTTATCTAAAAAACCAGGGTATCGTTTTATGCGAGCCTTCAGTCGTCGCGGTCCAGGCCGGCACTACGAACGTCCTTGCCGTCGGCGAAGAGGCCAAGAGGATGCTCGGCCGCACGCCGGGCAACATAGTCGCGATCAGGCCTATGCGGCACGGCGTAATAACGGATTTTGAAATATCAGAGGCGATGCTGCGGTATTTTATAAAAAAAGTTAATAAGGCGAAACCTCTCGTCCGTCCAAGGATAGTTATAGCGATCCCTTCCGGCATAACAGAGGTGGAAAAGAGGGCGGTGAAGGATTCGGCCCTGCATGCGGGCGCAAGAGAAGTCTTCATGATAGAAGAGCCGATGGCCGCGGCTATAGGCGTAGGCTTGCCGATACAGGACCCGTCCGGTAATATGATAATAGATATAGGCGGCGGGACGACCGAAATGGCCGTCATATCCCTGGCCGGCGTTGTTTTCTCCAAATCTGTGAGGGTCGGCGGGGACGAACTGGACGAGGCGATCATAAATTACATGAAAAAGAATTATAACCTCATGATTGGTGAGAGGACCGCAGAAGACATAAAGATAAAGATAGGCTCAGTATATCCGCTGGAAGAAGAGCTTAAACTTGAGGTCAAGGGACGCGACCTTGTCGCGGGATTGCCGAAGACGGTCACTATAACCAGCGAAGAGATAAGAGAGGCGATGGCAGAGCCTATAGCGCAGATACTTGAAGCCGTAAGGATAACTCTTGAACGCACGCCGCCCGAACTTTCGTCGGATCTTATAGAGAAGGGCATAGTCCTCGCGGGAGGAGGCTCTCTCTTGAGGGGCATAGATAAGCTTATTTCGGAAGAGACGGGGCTCCCCGTCCACCTGTCGGAAGACCCGATGACCGCGGTAGCTCTCGGCACAGGCAAGGTATTGAGCGAGATAAAATATCTGAAGAAGGTGACCGTTACACCCAGGCTCGAAAGGTAA
- the rodA gene encoding rod shape-determining protein RodA: MRIFKDLDKTLITVTFLILIIGLLSVFSATQAKALPFAESYLFRQANFVIIGIVFLIICVSVSYQKFIDLSYIFYGINIILLVLVLVLGHARLGAQRWISIGGFAFQPSEFMKLSVILALSNYAGTRKNSMSGFTGIVGPSVLLAVPFVLVLLQPDLGTALLLIPVFFSILAVSGVNLKYVAGMIMLGLAGLPFFWHGLREYQRQRLLVFLNPNIDPLGAGYTIIQSKIAVGSGGFFGKGWMNGTQNQLNFLPERHTDFIFSVIGEEWGFLGAVLLILLYFIIVKRAFNIAALTNDMYGKAIATGIGVMLSLQVIINISMTIGLMPVVGIPLPLVSYGGSSLITTLIAIGLLLNVGMRRSTF, encoded by the coding sequence ATGAGGATCTTTAAGGACCTTGACAAGACGCTCATTACCGTAACGTTCCTTATCTTGATAATAGGCCTATTGTCCGTATTCAGCGCTACGCAGGCGAAGGCGCTACCGTTCGCCGAAAGCTATCTGTTCCGGCAAGCCAATTTCGTGATCATCGGGATCGTCTTTTTAATAATATGCGTATCTGTCTCATACCAGAAATTTATCGACCTGTCATATATATTTTACGGGATAAATATTATACTGCTGGTGCTGGTGCTTGTATTAGGACACGCCAGGCTTGGCGCCCAGCGATGGATCTCCATCGGCGGGTTTGCGTTCCAGCCGTCTGAGTTCATGAAGTTAAGCGTTATCCTCGCTCTATCGAATTACGCGGGCACCAGAAAAAATTCCATGAGCGGTTTTACGGGGATCGTCGGCCCTTCTGTATTGCTGGCCGTGCCGTTCGTTCTCGTCCTTCTCCAACCGGACCTTGGGACCGCGCTTCTGTTGATCCCTGTTTTTTTCTCTATACTGGCCGTAAGCGGAGTTAATTTAAAATATGTGGCAGGCATGATCATGTTGGGCCTTGCCGGGCTTCCTTTCTTCTGGCACGGCTTACGCGAATACCAGAGGCAGAGACTCCTGGTATTCCTTAATCCTAATATAGATCCTTTAGGGGCAGGATATACTATTATTCAGTCGAAGATAGCTGTAGGTTCGGGGGGATTCTTTGGAAAGGGATGGATGAACGGCACTCAAAACCAGTTGAATTTTCTACCCGAAAGGCATACCGATTTCATATTTTCGGTGATCGGCGAAGAGTGGGGATTTTTAGGAGCCGTGCTGCTGATCCTATTGTATTTTATCATCGTAAAACGCGCGTTCAATATAGCCGCGCTCACAAACGATATGTACGGGAAGGCGATAGCTACCGGCATCGGCGTGATGTTATCGCTTCAGGTGATAATAAATATATCGATGACGATAGGGCTTATGCCTGTCGTCGGCATACCGCTTCCTCTGGTGAGTTACGGCGGATCGAGCCTCATCACTACGCTCATCGCGATCGGGCTCTTGCTGAACGTCGGCATGCGCCGCTCGACGTTTTAA
- the mrdA gene encoding penicillin-binding protein 2 translates to MRDRILTSAISAFFIMLAVGLFYTQIIRCPYYTKLSKNNSIRIIPIDGPRGIIFDRNGIPLVSNRLSFDAAVIYRELSDRAKLVRVLKETLGMSGIEIINSLEKASLGPYTAVTIAEDVDKDKAVMLEEASFNIGGLVVETKSKRDYRLGKDGSHIFGYLGEVAEEELEGLREYGYRMGDLMGRSGLEKYYESYLKGVDGGTQIEVDSKGRQTRVLGLKEPSVGKDLYLTIDADLQSTCDRLLGEHRGAVIVMDPRSGEVLALASHPPFDPNIFVKPNTSGRREFLFTNKAGRPMSNRAISGLYPPGSVFKIVTAAAALETRKISPDTIFTCPGYYKLGSARFNCWKETGHGPQNLRKGIMNSCNFFFYSAGRAAGVDAMESYARLFGYGALTGIDLPDEVKGLVPGKAWKRSAGKGAWYEGETVNYAIGQGYLMVTPIQVLCMTSVIANGGSLVRPYIVKKINGDEMRSEKKKKIGLRTSTIQRIREGMFDVINDPNGTAKRARAEGVVAAGKTGTAENPLGKTHAWFAGFAPYDDPRICVVVFLEHGGKGGIEPAAIAHGIFEEAKKKGYL, encoded by the coding sequence ATGAGAGACAGGATATTGACTTCCGCAATTTCCGCTTTTTTCATTATGCTGGCGGTCGGCCTATTTTACACGCAGATAATCAGGTGTCCATACTATACGAAGCTTTCCAAGAATAACTCCATACGCATAATACCCATAGACGGGCCAAGGGGCATAATATTCGACAGGAACGGGATACCGCTTGTGTCGAACCGGCTCTCGTTTGACGCGGCTGTAATCTACCGCGAGTTGAGCGACAGGGCAAAGCTCGTCCGCGTATTGAAAGAGACGCTAGGGATGTCCGGCATCGAAATAATCAATTCCCTGGAAAAGGCGAGCCTCGGGCCTTACACCGCGGTGACGATAGCGGAAGATGTGGACAAGGACAAAGCCGTCATGCTCGAAGAGGCAAGCTTTAATATAGGCGGACTCGTGGTCGAGACAAAGTCCAAGCGCGATTACAGGCTCGGCAAAGACGGCAGCCACATATTCGGTTATTTAGGAGAGGTTGCCGAAGAGGAATTAGAGGGCTTAAGGGAGTACGGTTACCGCATGGGAGACCTTATGGGCCGCTCCGGTCTCGAGAAATATTATGAATCTTACCTGAAGGGGGTTGACGGCGGCACGCAGATAGAGGTCGACAGTAAGGGTCGTCAGACACGGGTGCTTGGTTTGAAAGAACCCTCCGTCGGGAAAGACCTGTATCTGACCATAGATGCCGACCTGCAGTCTACGTGCGACAGATTGTTGGGAGAGCATAGGGGCGCGGTCATAGTCATGGATCCAAGGAGCGGCGAGGTGCTTGCTCTCGCCAGCCATCCGCCGTTCGATCCGAACATCTTCGTGAAACCGAATACATCCGGCCGGAGGGAATTTTTATTCACGAACAAGGCGGGAAGACCCATGTCAAACAGGGCGATATCGGGATTGTATCCACCCGGCTCAGTATTCAAGATAGTGACCGCGGCCGCCGCCCTTGAAACGAGAAAGATATCTCCGGATACTATCTTTACCTGCCCGGGGTATTATAAGCTGGGTTCCGCGAGGTTCAATTGCTGGAAAGAGACGGGGCACGGGCCGCAGAACTTGCGTAAGGGTATAATGAATTCCTGCAACTTCTTTTTCTACAGCGCGGGAAGAGCGGCGGGAGTCGACGCCATGGAGTCGTATGCCAGGCTTTTCGGATACGGCGCGCTTACGGGCATAGACCTGCCGGACGAGGTGAAAGGGCTGGTCCCCGGAAAAGCATGGAAACGCTCCGCGGGGAAAGGCGCATGGTATGAAGGTGAGACGGTGAACTACGCGATCGGCCAGGGCTATCTTATGGTAACGCCCATACAGGTGCTCTGCATGACCTCTGTTATTGCGAATGGCGGCAGTCTCGTCAGGCCGTATATAGTGAAAAAGATAAACGGAGATGAGATGCGCTCCGAGAAAAAGAAGAAGATAGGCCTTAGGACCTCGACGATCCAGCGCATAAGGGAAGGGATGTTCGATGTCATAAATGACCCGAACGGGACGGCCAAGCGCGCAAGGGCAGAGGGTGTGGTCGCCGCGGGCAAGACCGGCACGGCAGAGAATCCTCTGGGAAAGACGCATGCCTGGTTTGCCGGATTCGCGCCGTACGACGATCCCAGGATCTGTGTAGTAGTATTTCTCGAACATGGGGGCAAGGGCGGAATAGAGCCTGCCGCGATCGCGCACGGAATATTCGAGGAAGCGAAAAAGAAGGGGTATCTGTAA
- a CDS encoding type IV pilus twitching motility protein PilT, translated as MPHDMNKLLKMMVEKGASDIHITAGAPVVIRVDEKLIPVEGGILTPVESKELTYKLLNDAQKEKFERELELDLAFGVSGLGRFRVNVFKQRDSIACSIRVIPHDIWPLEECGLPIDVVKDLCNRPKGLVLVTGATGSGKSTSLASMIDSINAARPCHIVTVEDPIEYLHRNKKAIVNQRELGSDTYSFTGALKHVLRQDPDVILIGELRDLETIESALIIAETGHLVFATLHTSDCVQTINRLIDVFPAYQQAQIRTQLSFVLIGVMAQQLLPKVGGHGRVLAVEILLITAAVRSMIRESKIHQIYSVMQTSQKEGMRTMNQALYELYQKKLISYEEALERSTDVDDLKRIFKK; from the coding sequence ATGCCTCACGACATGAATAAGCTATTGAAGATGATGGTAGAGAAAGGCGCTTCGGATATCCATATTACCGCGGGAGCGCCGGTCGTTATACGCGTAGACGAAAAACTCATCCCGGTTGAAGGAGGTATCCTCACCCCGGTGGAATCGAAAGAGCTGACCTATAAGTTGCTGAACGACGCGCAGAAAGAGAAGTTCGAGCGCGAATTGGAGCTTGATCTGGCTTTCGGAGTATCCGGCCTGGGCCGGTTCAGGGTGAATGTCTTCAAGCAGAGGGACTCTATCGCGTGCTCGATAAGGGTGATACCGCACGACATATGGCCGTTAGAAGAATGCGGCCTGCCTATCGATGTCGTGAAGGACTTATGTAACCGTCCGAAAGGGCTCGTGCTTGTCACAGGCGCTACCGGAAGCGGAAAATCGACGAGCCTGGCATCGATGATAGATTCGATAAACGCCGCAAGGCCGTGTCACATTGTAACAGTCGAAGACCCTATAGAGTATCTTCACAGGAATAAAAAGGCCATTGTCAACCAGCGCGAGCTTGGAAGCGACACCTATTCATTTACCGGGGCCCTTAAACATGTCCTGCGCCAGGATCCCGATGTAATATTAATAGGGGAATTAAGGGATCTCGAGACGATAGAATCCGCGCTTATAATCGCAGAGACAGGCCACCTCGTTTTTGCCACGCTCCATACATCGGATTGCGTCCAGACGATAAACAGGCTCATAGACGTCTTTCCCGCTTATCAGCAGGCCCAGATAAGGACGCAGCTTTCATTTGTCCTTATAGGCGTTATGGCCCAGCAGTTGCTGCCGAAGGTCGGAGGCCACGGCCGCGTCCTGGCTGTAGAGATTTTATTGATCACGGCCGCTGTACGCAGCATGATCAGGGAGTCTAAGATCCATCAGATATATTCCGTCATGCAGACCTCGCAGAAAGAGGGCATGAGGACAATGAACCAGGCCCTTTATGAACTATACCAGAAGAAGCTTATATCTTACGAAGAGGCACTTGAGAGATCCACTGATGTCGATGATCTTAAGAGGATATTTAAAAAGTAG
- the mreC gene encoding rod shape-determining protein MreC — protein MHTSKNNILKFALIAVLLVLLIANSKNIISPARIKVTDAVSRPLKYSHGFFSAFKRIVPFACLREENGILRDKISLLSRKLEEAKMVYDENERLKSFINFRKAVPHTTIPAQVIGRDPANWSNSIIIDKGLSNGIRQDRAVLSVKGLVGRVVEAGRRSSRILLITDPNSKVGVLIQKNRQGGILVGRPDGMCKMIYIALDSDVAKGDKIITAGFGPIFPKDILVGEVTGISKEPGRLYKTAIVRTTDDLSKLEEVLCIK, from the coding sequence GTGCACACCTCAAAAAACAACATCCTGAAATTTGCGCTAATAGCCGTCCTGCTGGTACTCCTGATAGCGAATTCCAAGAATATAATAAGCCCCGCGCGTATTAAAGTGACAGATGCCGTTTCAAGACCCCTGAAATATTCCCATGGATTTTTTTCCGCGTTCAAAAGGATCGTACCGTTCGCCTGTTTACGGGAAGAGAACGGCATCCTCCGCGATAAGATCAGCCTGCTGTCCAGGAAGCTGGAAGAGGCAAAGATGGTATACGACGAGAATGAGAGGCTTAAATCTTTTATAAATTTCAGGAAGGCCGTTCCGCATACGACTATTCCCGCCCAGGTTATCGGCAGGGATCCCGCCAACTGGTCGAACTCGATCATAATCGATAAAGGGCTCTCTAACGGCATCAGGCAGGACAGGGCTGTCCTGTCGGTTAAAGGGTTGGTCGGCAGGGTGGTCGAGGCGGGCAGGCGTTCGAGCAGGATCCTGCTGATAACAGACCCGAATTCCAAGGTCGGTGTATTGATACAGAAGAACAGGCAGGGCGGCATACTGGTCGGCAGGCCGGACGGCATGTGCAAGATGATATACATCGCTCTTGATTCCGATGTAGCCAAGGGCGATAAGATAATAACGGCCGGATTCGGCCCTATATTCCCTAAAGACATACTTGTCGGCGAAGTAACGGGCATAAGTAAGGAACCCGGCAGGCTTTATAAGACGGCGATCGTCAGGACGACGGACGACCTTTCGAAATTAGAAGAGGTATTGTGTATAAAATAA